The Sesamum indicum cultivar Zhongzhi No. 13 linkage group LG2, S_indicum_v1.0, whole genome shotgun sequence genome contains a region encoding:
- the LOC105155614 gene encoding uncharacterized protein LOC105155614, whose translation MPKLLGDFLQEQQEPFALEIYLLERGYYSRATSLDNANSNFLNSAKRSTCCGLKKRQHAVSNCSDFVKAVLGRLVLHNKHKIKNRGRCNRKGIPTGNHGSGECVDDDEFSSASCTDTNLSDSCSESGEEDRRCVAADIGRRPPENGNLFSEEEADADGEMKWRSIEHRDNQLSPVSVLEETESDEEDYNSKTTLQGECSTSISQHKSKQATEELEELVGSNSYDQYIINKRALQQTKQLLVDCVREVIEKHRKRDPKKMREQLKKILGADELWKLVCESVWVWSQNPVDETNVVHLLGYDLLASAEEWSTGLEQQKEEISMEIGDAILDGIINEIFTG comes from the exons ATGCCAAAATTGCTAGGAGACTTTCTCCAGGAGCAGCAAGAGCCATTCGCCTTGGAGATTTACCTTCTTGAAAGAGGCTATTATTCCAGAGCTACGAGTCTTGATAATGCAAATTCCAACTTCCTAAATTCTGCTAAGAGATCAACTTGTTGCGGGCTGAAGAAGCGACAACACGCCGTCTCAAACTGCTCAGACTTCGTTAAAGCAGTGCTTGGCAGGCTTGTGCTGCATAACAAGCACAAGATCAAGAACCGTGGAAGATGCAATAGAAAAGGTATTCCAACTGGCAATCATGGAAGCGGAGAATGTGTGGATGACGATGAATTTTCTTCAGCGAGCTGCACAGACACAAATCTGTCTGATTCTTGCTCAGAAAGTGGAGAGGAGGATAGACGTTGTGTCGCAGCAGATATTGGACGTCGTCCCCCAGAAAATGGCAATCTTTTCTCAGAAGAAGAG GCTGATGCAGACGGAGAGATGAAATGGAGATCTATTGAGCATAGAGATAACCAGCTCAGCCCAGTTTCCGTTCTTGAAGAAACCGAATCAGATGAAG AGGACTACAACTCGAAGACGACGTTACAGGGCGAATGCTCAACCTCAATATCTCAACACAAATCAAAGCAGGCCACCGAAGAATTGGAGGAACTCGTGGGGTCTAATTCTTATGATCAGTACATTATAAACAAGAGAGCGTTGCAGCAAACGAAGCAGCTTCTGGTTGATTGTGTGAGGGAAGTGATAGAAAAGCATAGGAAAAGAGACCCCAAGAAAATGAGAGAACAGCTGAAGAAAATCTTGGGAGCTGATGAGCTTTGGAAACTTGTGTGTGAAAGTGTGTGGGTGTGGAGCCAAAATCCAGTGGATGAAACCAATGTAGTTCATCTGCTGGGCTATGATTTGTTGGCTTCTGCAGAAGAATGGAGCACGGGTTTAGAGCAGCAGAAAGAGGAAATTTCGATGGAGATTGGAGATGCCATTTTGGATGGTATCATCAATGAGATTTTTACAGGCTAg